From Pseudanabaena sp. PCC 6802, one genomic window encodes:
- the nadB gene encoding L-aspartate oxidase, whose product MGGPVLCPSLIYLGLTFHRSVTAKNFDAVVIGAGAAGLYTALSLADKSSGDSAQWQIALIAKDNLSISASDWAQGGIAAVVAGDDSPSLHADDTLKAGAGLCEPSAVAILVASAKQQIENLLALGVDFDRHGQSLAVTLEAAHSRRRVLHAADATGRALVSTLAARVLANPNVHVFDSTLALDLYLNRGRCAGVFCVSLAPNSMVECLLAPVVVLATGGGAQVFAQTTNPPSSTGDGVAIAWRAGAAIRDMEFVQFHPTALAVEGAPRFLISEAVRGEGAYLVDANGRRFVFDYDSRGELAPRDIVSRAVFKHLSKTGDSTVFLDLQAIAPETISRRFPNIMRICQNWQIDIFSTPIPVTPAAHYCMGGIVTDTYGATSIPGLYAVGETASTGVHGANRLASNSLLECFVFGARLAERVRDLLEVSEFPAPVNLANLDLDLLDRQADREEIGRLQMLKSSLQELTWQAAGICRSGAELETALSQIQVWRQEITAKKYSDRLWVETRNLMDFAYLLVRSALFRSESRGAHYRIDYPQIDPEWQVHTVIQFEEIWRSTPLASQSA is encoded by the coding sequence ATGGGCGGCCCCGTGCTTTGTCCATCCTTAATCTATTTAGGACTAACCTTTCATCGAAGCGTGACTGCTAAAAACTTCGACGCAGTAGTGATAGGTGCAGGTGCTGCCGGATTGTATACTGCCCTTTCACTTGCTGACAAATCATCGGGCGATTCTGCTCAGTGGCAAATTGCTCTCATTGCTAAAGACAATCTCTCCATATCGGCTAGCGACTGGGCGCAGGGCGGTATTGCTGCTGTGGTGGCGGGTGACGACTCCCCCAGCTTACATGCCGACGATACGCTCAAGGCTGGCGCTGGTTTATGCGAACCCAGTGCCGTTGCCATTCTAGTTGCTTCAGCAAAGCAACAAATTGAAAACCTGCTCGCTCTGGGCGTAGATTTCGATCGCCACGGGCAGTCGCTAGCTGTCACCCTGGAGGCAGCACACTCGCGGCGACGGGTCTTACATGCTGCCGACGCAACAGGTCGAGCGTTGGTAAGTACGCTAGCTGCTCGAGTTTTGGCTAATCCGAATGTTCATGTTTTTGATTCGACTCTAGCTCTGGATCTTTACCTCAATCGGGGTAGATGTGCTGGGGTGTTTTGTGTATCTTTAGCACCGAATAGTATGGTGGAATGCCTGCTGGCTCCTGTGGTAGTGCTGGCAACAGGTGGTGGTGCTCAGGTGTTTGCTCAGACTACCAATCCGCCGTCTAGTACGGGTGATGGGGTAGCGATCGCCTGGCGAGCAGGTGCTGCAATTAGGGATATGGAGTTCGTTCAGTTTCATCCTACGGCGTTGGCGGTAGAGGGCGCGCCGCGTTTTTTGATCAGCGAAGCCGTGCGGGGCGAAGGCGCGTATCTAGTTGATGCCAATGGCAGGCGGTTTGTATTTGACTACGACTCCAGGGGCGAACTGGCTCCCCGCGATATCGTCAGTCGGGCTGTGTTTAAGCACCTGAGTAAAACTGGCGATTCCACGGTATTTCTAGACTTGCAGGCGATCGCGCCAGAGACGATCTCCCGTCGTTTCCCCAACATTATGCGCATCTGTCAAAATTGGCAGATCGATATTTTTTCAACTCCTATCCCCGTAACACCCGCTGCCCATTACTGCATGGGTGGCATTGTCACGGATACCTATGGAGCCACTTCTATCCCTGGCTTGTATGCGGTGGGCGAAACTGCAAGTACGGGCGTGCATGGTGCCAACCGTCTCGCCAGTAATTCTTTGCTGGAGTGCTTTGTATTTGGGGCGCGTTTGGCCGAACGCGTTCGCGATTTACTCGAAGTGTCAGAATTCCCCGCACCCGTGAATTTAGCAAATCTGGATCTGGATTTGTTAGATCGGCAGGCAGATCGAGAGGAGATAGGGCGTTTGCAAATGTTGAAATCCTCTTTGCAAGAGTTGACCTGGCAAGCGGCGGGAATTTGTCGGAGTGGTGCGGAGCTAGAAACTGCCTTGAGCCAAATTCAGGTTTGGCGGCAAGAAATTACAGCTAAAAAGTATAGCGATCGCCTCTGGGTAGAAACCCGCAACCTCATGGACTTTGCCTACTTATTAGTGAGATCGGCTTTATTTCGCAGCGAGAGCCGTGGCGCTCACTATCGGATCGACTATCCTCAAATCGATCCAGAGTGGCAAGTACATACGGTAATTCAGTTTGAGGAGATCTGGCGATCGACACCGCTCGCGTCGCAATCTGCCTAG
- the tatC gene encoding twin-arginine translocase subunit TatC, which produces MTSPATDPTETAIIETTSNEQLFPESEALAADSDFEEHNDSEDEAVDDVEMSLFDHLEELRTRIFYAIATVLAAIIICFIFVNKIVYLLEIPAHGAKFLQLSPGEYFFVSLKVAGYSGLLLASPTILYQIVRFVLPGLTKKEKRFVAPIVFGSSILFLGGILFAYYALIPAALNFFISYGGDVVEQLWSIDRYFEFVLLLLFSTGLAFQIPVIQALLALTGIVTSQRMLSGWRYVVLGAAIVGAVLTPSTDPMTQSLLGGAIGGLYFGGIGLVKLLGR; this is translated from the coding sequence ATGACTAGCCCAGCTACCGATCCTACCGAAACAGCTATTATTGAAACGACAAGTAACGAGCAGCTTTTCCCTGAATCTGAGGCATTGGCAGCCGACTCTGACTTTGAGGAGCATAATGACTCTGAGGATGAAGCCGTTGATGATGTGGAAATGTCCTTATTCGATCACCTGGAAGAACTGAGGACGAGGATTTTCTACGCGATCGCGACTGTGCTGGCAGCAATAATTATTTGTTTTATCTTTGTCAACAAAATTGTTTATTTGCTGGAAATTCCCGCCCACGGCGCTAAATTTTTGCAGCTATCACCGGGAGAATACTTTTTTGTCTCGCTCAAGGTGGCGGGCTACAGCGGTCTGCTGTTGGCCAGTCCGACGATTCTGTACCAGATCGTGCGATTTGTTCTACCTGGCTTAACCAAAAAGGAAAAGCGATTTGTGGCGCCGATCGTATTTGGGTCCAGCATTTTGTTCTTGGGTGGCATTTTATTTGCCTACTATGCTCTGATTCCGGCGGCGCTTAACTTCTTCATCAGCTATGGCGGCGATGTGGTGGAGCAGTTGTGGTCGATCGATCGCTACTTTGAGTTTGTGTTGTTGCTGCTCTTCAGTACGGGACTGGCTTTTCAGATCCCTGTAATCCAAGCCTTACTTGCCCTGACTGGAATCGTGACATCGCAACGCATGTTGTCGGGCTGGCGCTACGTGGTTCTAGGTGCGGCAATAGTGGGAGCCGTCCTGACCCCATCCACCGATCCGATGACGCAGAGTTTATTAGGCGGAGCGATCGGGGGGTTGTATTTCGGTGGCATTGGCTTAGTTAAGCTATTGGGTCGTTAA
- a CDS encoding potassium channel family protein, producing the protein MASEASKRFSLAVKYQRLRQELTIAILIFLSVLLIGTVGYQVIEGWNWLDALYMTTITLGTIGYSETHPLDEKGRIFTIALIFMSIISIGFIVNRFTEAVVQGYFQEVIRLRQQKRLMEFLDRHYIVCGFGRTGRQVTAEFASEDIPFVVLDKEIEQIQQAEQLGYRAVQGDASLDETLQRVAIERAICIVCTLPSDAENLYTVLSAKTLSPNIRAIARASSEEAMKKLRRGGADEVISPYITGGKRMAAAALRPQVMDFVDGIISGANRSYYIEEFLIDSKCPQVGRTLNEARLRSQSGALVLAIRRADGTLLGGPNANTVLLEGDLLICMGTSDQLRQLNQILSPISERQPPPREPKSLPPKD; encoded by the coding sequence ATGGCATCAGAAGCTTCAAAGCGGTTCAGTCTGGCAGTAAAATACCAACGCCTGCGTCAGGAATTAACGATCGCCATTCTGATCTTTTTGTCAGTGTTGCTGATCGGTACGGTGGGCTATCAGGTCATCGAGGGGTGGAACTGGCTGGATGCGCTATACATGACTACGATTACCCTGGGTACGATCGGTTATAGCGAAACCCACCCCCTCGACGAAAAAGGTCGTATATTTACAATTGCGCTGATTTTCATGAGTATTATCAGCATTGGTTTCATTGTAAATCGCTTTACGGAAGCTGTGGTTCAGGGCTATTTTCAGGAAGTAATTCGTTTGCGACAACAGAAGCGCCTCATGGAATTTCTAGATCGGCATTACATCGTCTGCGGCTTCGGGCGCACGGGACGACAGGTAACTGCTGAGTTCGCTTCTGAGGACATTCCCTTTGTCGTGTTAGATAAGGAAATCGAGCAGATCCAACAAGCAGAGCAACTGGGCTACAGAGCCGTGCAAGGCGATGCCTCGCTGGATGAAACCTTGCAGCGCGTAGCAATCGAGCGGGCGATTTGCATTGTCTGTACGCTGCCATCCGATGCCGAGAACTTGTATACGGTGCTGTCGGCTAAAACGCTCAGTCCTAATATTCGGGCGATCGCCAGAGCCAGTAGCGAAGAAGCGATGAAAAAGCTGAGGCGGGGCGGTGCAGACGAGGTGATTTCTCCCTACATTACGGGCGGCAAGCGCATGGCAGCAGCGGCGCTGCGACCGCAGGTGATGGACTTTGTCGATGGCATTATTTCCGGTGCTAATCGCTCGTACTATATCGAAGAATTTTTAATTGACTCTAAATGCCCGCAGGTAGGCCGTACCCTGAATGAAGCCCGCTTGCGATCGCAGTCCGGTGCTTTAGTTTTGGCAATCCGCCGCGCCGATGGTACGTTACTGGGGGGCCCCAATGCTAATACGGTTTTACTAGAAGGCGATCTCCTGATCTGTATGGGGACATCCGATCAATTGCGGCAACTCAATCAGATTCTCAGCCCGATTTCCGAACGGCAACCCCCGCCCCGCGAACCTAAGTCCTTGCCTCCAAAAGATTGA
- a CDS encoding Uma2 family endonuclease translates to MYAHALNWNPAIAVTEEQFLLLAIQNPDLRLERMSTGELVIMPPTGGDTGERNSDVNGQLWYWNQQTKLGKVYDSSTGFRLPNGATRSPDAAWITVGRWQALLPEQRKKFLPLCPDFAVEIRSESDRLDTIQAKMLEYLANGLRLGWLIDSKTKIVEVYRHDRPVEVLNSPTKLSGEDVLPGFMLDLSQILS, encoded by the coding sequence ATGTATGCGCATGCGCTTAATTGGAATCCAGCGATCGCAGTGACCGAAGAGCAGTTTTTGTTGCTAGCAATCCAAAATCCTGACTTAAGACTGGAGCGAATGTCTACGGGAGAATTAGTAATTATGCCGCCTACAGGTGGAGATACAGGCGAGCGCAACTCAGATGTCAACGGCCAACTCTGGTATTGGAACCAACAAACTAAACTTGGCAAAGTCTACGACTCTTCCACTGGCTTTAGACTACCTAATGGTGCGACGCGCTCTCCTGATGCTGCTTGGATTACCGTAGGGCGATGGCAAGCTCTTTTACCAGAGCAAAGAAAAAAGTTTTTACCCCTATGTCCCGATTTTGCGGTTGAAATCCGCTCTGAAAGCGACAGGCTAGATACCATTCAGGCAAAAATGCTGGAATACTTAGCCAACGGACTGCGTTTAGGATGGCTAATTGACTCAAAAACAAAAATCGTTGAAGTTTATCGCCACGATCGCCCCGTAGAAGTTTTAAATTCACCAACTAAGCTTTCAGGTGAAGATGTATTGCCTGGTTTTATGCTCGATCTGTCACAGATATTGAGCTAG
- a CDS encoding iron uptake porin → MPKLTRYLVATALGLTVLGATATIASANEPDKLDNGSAIAPISQDNQDNQDNQELSLTEQWNRDSLAQNADINAQNVTSVSQLSDVKPTDWAFTALQSLVERYGCIAGYPDRTFRGQRALSRYEFAAGLNACLDKINEILTAGLADKVSKEDLAAVQKLQEEFAAELAALRGRVDALDAKTAQIESQQFSTTTKLNGLAFINITGSTASRPVLREPGRRFPVPGGAPVREFKKNPNVTFSSLVWLNFLTSFTGKDLLVTQLVAGNGNSPNSEDSFASAGLRNTWGTPFTEQTPAGAGANLFALQEFSYQFPIFNDKTQLKIGPAIIWYRVFDQNRFTLFLNGSGTFNSINSTLSSPVKQGAGAIITTALSDQFEVMLGYLAENNTFLPFTRSAGNPQEGLFGGTNIFTGQLTFKPSSDFNLRLLYSHTNQQPNPPFGQVGGLAPINGLADDGFGGGLNNAQSDIYIANFDWLVTKGFGLFGRYSFSNTNLNPTNPLLSKGSISAQSFQIGLAFPDLFKEGAQGTISFGMPFNYTSGRNFLVSGGGDGGIQYDLEATYFLPISRNLAIVPNLYLIFNPNNFKSNPTIFTANLRMQFSF, encoded by the coding sequence ATGCCTAAATTAACACGATATTTAGTTGCCACAGCTTTAGGTTTGACTGTGTTGGGGGCAACAGCGACGATCGCGTCTGCCAATGAGCCAGATAAATTAGATAACGGATCGGCGATCGCGCCAATCAGTCAAGATAACCAGGATAACCAGGATAACCAGGAATTAAGCTTAACCGAACAGTGGAATCGCGATAGCCTGGCGCAAAATGCAGATATCAATGCCCAAAATGTGACATCGGTGTCGCAGCTTAGCGACGTGAAGCCAACCGACTGGGCATTTACGGCTCTACAGTCGTTAGTGGAAAGGTATGGCTGTATTGCTGGCTATCCGGATCGTACTTTTCGCGGCCAGCGTGCCCTCAGTCGCTACGAGTTTGCGGCTGGTTTGAATGCTTGTCTGGACAAAATTAACGAGATCCTCACAGCGGGGCTAGCCGATAAGGTAAGCAAAGAAGATCTAGCCGCCGTACAAAAATTGCAGGAGGAGTTTGCCGCCGAACTAGCAGCTTTGCGCGGTCGCGTAGATGCTTTGGATGCCAAAACTGCCCAAATAGAATCGCAACAGTTTTCTACTACAACCAAGCTGAATGGACTAGCTTTCATCAACATTACTGGTTCGACGGCCAGCAGACCCGTGCTACGGGAACCTGGTCGTCGCTTTCCAGTGCCAGGCGGTGCACCCGTAAGGGAATTCAAAAAAAATCCCAATGTCACATTTAGCAGCCTGGTGTGGTTAAATTTCCTCACATCCTTCACGGGTAAGGATTTGCTCGTCACGCAATTGGTGGCAGGCAACGGAAACTCTCCCAACAGCGAAGATAGTTTTGCTAGTGCGGGATTGCGCAATACCTGGGGCACTCCCTTCACGGAGCAAACGCCAGCAGGGGCAGGGGCAAACTTATTTGCTCTCCAGGAATTCTCTTATCAGTTTCCAATTTTCAACGATAAAACTCAACTCAAAATTGGCCCTGCAATTATTTGGTATCGCGTCTTCGATCAGAATCGATTTACCTTATTCCTAAATGGCAGCGGCACATTTAATTCCATCAACAGTACGCTCAGCAGTCCTGTCAAGCAAGGCGCTGGTGCCATTATTACTACAGCGCTCAGCGACCAGTTTGAGGTAATGCTGGGATATCTGGCAGAAAACAATACCTTCTTGCCGTTTACTCGATCTGCTGGCAATCCCCAAGAGGGTTTATTTGGTGGCACCAATATCTTTACCGGGCAGCTTACTTTCAAACCCAGTTCCGATTTCAATCTACGGCTCTTGTACAGCCATACCAATCAACAACCCAATCCTCCATTCGGTCAAGTTGGTGGTCTGGCTCCTATCAACGGTTTAGCTGATGATGGGTTTGGAGGGGGGTTAAATAATGCCCAATCGGATATCTATATTGCCAATTTCGACTGGCTGGTGACTAAAGGATTTGGTCTATTTGGTCGGTATAGCTTTAGCAATACTAATCTCAATCCCACCAATCCATTACTCAGTAAAGGAAGCATCTCAGCCCAATCATTTCAGATCGGCTTAGCTTTCCCCGATTTATTTAAGGAAGGCGCGCAAGGAACGATATCTTTTGGGATGCCATTTAACTATACTAGCGGACGGAATTTCCTCGTATCCGGCGGTGGGGATGGGGGTATCCAATACGATCTCGAAGCGACCTACTTCTTGCCAATTAGCAGGAATTTAGCGATCGTGCCGAACCTGTATTTAATCTTCAACCCTAACAACTTCAAGAGCAATCCCACTATATTTACCGCGAACCTGCGCATGCAATTTAGTTTCTAG
- a CDS encoding AI-2E family transporter, whose product MARPESPTKERNLLGWWKALMPISRLLAISLAAPIIVLNAWAFSEIFGYFESLFVVIIIASLVSFLLNYPLSWLEKRGLRRAPAAILVFLVALLVLTAIGVTLVPLAIAQAQQLVARLPEWIDSGQQQLMMLNERVDTMGLPISLDGLITQINDRLKVELQTIAGQALNLALSVTVLTVVRLLDVLLTIISVLYLLQHGDEVWASLISWLPERIQQPFSRTLSRSFQNYFIGQIILATCMASGLTSIFLLLKVPFGLLFGLTIGVMALVPFGGSVGIALVTTLVALQDIGLALQVLAASLVVQQIIENLIAPRVLGSVTGLNPFWVFIAILTGVRVGGLLGVVVAVPTAVVIKEALEAIKTTQATQREPVAKVEEVVVETVRELPQKTISDGV is encoded by the coding sequence ATGGCTAGACCTGAGTCACCTACAAAGGAACGTAATTTGCTAGGCTGGTGGAAAGCACTAATGCCTATATCGCGTTTATTGGCGATCTCGCTGGCAGCGCCAATTATCGTGCTTAATGCCTGGGCGTTCTCGGAAATTTTTGGTTATTTCGAGTCGCTCTTTGTCGTGATTATTATTGCCTCCTTAGTATCGTTTCTGTTGAACTACCCTCTCAGTTGGCTAGAAAAGCGAGGATTGCGACGGGCTCCAGCAGCAATATTGGTGTTTCTGGTGGCATTGCTCGTACTAACGGCGATCGGTGTCACTTTAGTACCTCTAGCGATCGCGCAGGCGCAACAATTGGTAGCGCGCTTGCCAGAATGGATTGACTCGGGACAGCAACAACTGATGATGCTGAACGAGCGCGTTGATACGATGGGTCTACCAATTAGCCTTGATGGGCTGATTACGCAAATCAACGATCGCCTTAAGGTAGAACTGCAAACCATTGCAGGACAAGCATTAAACCTTGCTCTCAGCGTTACCGTATTGACGGTGGTGAGGTTGCTAGACGTGCTGCTGACGATCATATCCGTCCTTTATTTGCTGCAACACGGCGATGAGGTATGGGCTAGCTTAATTAGTTGGCTCCCAGAGCGCATCCAGCAACCCTTTTCCCGCACGCTCAGCCGCAGTTTCCAGAACTACTTTATTGGGCAAATTATCCTGGCTACTTGTATGGCATCGGGGTTAACCTCCATATTCCTTTTATTAAAAGTGCCCTTTGGCTTACTATTCGGTCTGACGATCGGGGTAATGGCACTCGTACCTTTTGGGGGGTCGGTGGGGATTGCACTAGTTACTACACTTGTTGCCCTGCAAGACATTGGGTTAGCCTTGCAAGTATTAGCTGCATCTTTGGTCGTACAGCAAATCATCGAGAACCTGATTGCGCCAAGAGTACTGGGAAGCGTGACCGGATTAAACCCATTTTGGGTTTTCATTGCAATTCTCACGGGCGTTAGGGTAGGAGGGCTTTTGGGAGTAGTAGTTGCAGTCCCCACCGCAGTTGTGATTAAAGAAGCGCTAGAAGCGATCAAAACAACACAAGCGACCCAGAGGGAACCAGTTGCTAAAGTAGAAGAAGTAGTAGTAGAAACAGTAAGAGAATTACCTCAGAAAACTATCTCTGATGGGGTTTAA
- a CDS encoding response regulator, with protein MQQIGASSANILVVDDNLDNLRLLSKILIQEGYAVRSVTNGKLALITVDAAPPDLILLDVNMPELTGYEVCQQLKSNEKTAEIPVIFISAFSDTKDKVKAFQVGGVDYITKPFQVEEVLARVRNHLNLKRMQEQLRSQNQLLQQEINDRKAIESQLREAESKYRSIFENAIEGIFQTTPDGRYLNINPALARMYGYSSPEEAMAALVNIDTQLYVKPRRRLEFVTAIERNDIVTNFESQVYHRDGRVIWISEAAHAVRDTEGKIIYYEGTVSDITKRKQADDTLQRINSQLVAQYETAIDGILAVDEQGRIVNYNFRFCQMWGIAPEILQECDSGLIAYLSAQANIPRKLIAVIEGAYDRADRFDRGEIQMDDGRVLDYYSGRIISPDGHFYGIVWYFHDITELVEAREKAIEASKYKSRFLANMSHEIRTPMNGVMSMTELLQKTLLSTEQQDYLHTLRVSGENLLLIIDDILDLSKLEAREMHLESLDFDPVNSVEAVADLLAPQANAKGIELFTLLDTNLPALLRGDPTRLRQVIMNLVGNAIKFTERGEVQIQASLYDTTDTTVTVSFTIKDTGIGIASENQKLLFQPFTQVDASTTRRYGGTGLGLAICRQLVEMMGGNIQVKSEVGRGSAFSFTATFEKSQEQSANTSIFQIRPQLEHRRVLIVDVHPTSRRVLSNYALTWGMSVTEFDRIDLAFNSLDRLAAMGQYFDIALIGLDELDNCRELLGKLGQLSPGSHCTHSIIYTSIGNRETAINLVENDCAYAYLIKPIRASRLLECLIGALDTGTAVSPSVTKTSIPNDDTQHAEDLLANLKILIVEDNPVNQKVAIRQLKTLGCTQVSNTANGQEALALLKDHDFDIILMDCQMPVLDGYQTTQAIRQLERGAKRKTVVIGLTANAMKGDRERCLASGMNDYLSKPVALDELSAMLRTWSNRRS; from the coding sequence ATGCAGCAAATCGGTGCGAGTAGTGCCAACATTTTGGTGGTCGATGACAACTTAGATAACCTTCGTCTTTTATCAAAAATCTTGATACAAGAAGGTTATGCGGTGCGCAGCGTTACCAATGGCAAACTGGCACTGATTACTGTTGATGCTGCACCGCCCGACCTCATCCTTTTGGACGTTAACATGCCGGAACTGACAGGTTATGAGGTTTGCCAACAGCTTAAGAGCAACGAGAAAACTGCTGAGATCCCCGTAATTTTCATTAGTGCCTTTAGCGATACTAAGGATAAGGTTAAGGCATTTCAAGTTGGAGGTGTAGACTACATCACCAAGCCATTTCAAGTGGAGGAGGTGCTAGCGCGCGTTCGCAATCACCTCAATCTCAAAAGGATGCAAGAGCAACTGCGATCGCAAAACCAACTGCTCCAACAAGAAATTAACGATCGCAAGGCGATCGAGAGTCAACTACGAGAGGCAGAGAGCAAATATCGCAGTATTTTTGAAAATGCGATTGAAGGAATTTTCCAAACAACCCCCGATGGTCGTTACCTCAATATTAACCCTGCCCTGGCACGCATGTATGGCTATAGCAGTCCAGAAGAAGCGATGGCAGCATTAGTTAATATCGATACGCAACTTTATGTCAAGCCCCGGCGACGACTGGAGTTTGTCACCGCGATCGAGCGCAATGATATCGTGACCAACTTTGAATCCCAAGTGTATCATCGCGACGGTCGCGTAATCTGGATCTCCGAAGCTGCCCATGCCGTTCGCGATACCGAGGGCAAGATTATTTACTATGAGGGTACGGTTAGTGACATTACCAAGCGGAAACAAGCCGACGATACATTACAACGCATTAACTCTCAGTTAGTTGCCCAGTACGAAACGGCGATCGATGGTATTCTGGCGGTTGACGAGCAGGGGCGCATTGTTAATTACAACTTCCGTTTCTGCCAGATGTGGGGCATTGCCCCCGAGATATTACAGGAATGCGATTCTGGTTTAATTGCCTACCTATCAGCTCAGGCAAATATCCCCCGCAAACTAATCGCAGTAATTGAAGGAGCCTACGATCGCGCAGATCGCTTCGATCGCGGCGAGATCCAGATGGATGATGGTAGGGTACTCGACTATTATTCCGGACGCATCATTTCCCCCGACGGGCATTTTTATGGCATCGTCTGGTATTTTCATGACATTACGGAGCTGGTTGAGGCTAGAGAAAAAGCGATCGAAGCCTCTAAGTACAAATCGCGCTTTTTAGCAAACATGAGTCATGAAATTCGTACGCCAATGAATGGAGTCATGAGCATGACCGAGCTATTGCAAAAAACATTGCTCAGTACCGAGCAGCAGGACTACTTGCATACTTTGAGGGTATCAGGTGAAAACTTACTACTGATAATTGACGATATTCTCGATCTATCCAAGCTAGAAGCGCGCGAGATGCATCTGGAATCGCTCGATTTCGATCCAGTCAATAGCGTAGAGGCAGTTGCCGATCTCCTCGCCCCACAAGCTAATGCTAAGGGAATCGAGCTATTTACACTTCTGGATACTAACTTGCCCGCCTTGCTACGCGGCGATCCCACGCGACTGCGCCAGGTAATTATGAACCTGGTAGGCAATGCAATTAAATTTACCGAGCGCGGCGAAGTGCAGATCCAGGCTTCTCTCTACGACACAACCGATACTACAGTAACGGTCAGCTTTACGATTAAAGATACGGGTATTGGGATTGCATCTGAAAATCAGAAATTATTGTTTCAGCCATTCACGCAGGTTGACGCTTCTACAACTCGCAGGTATGGCGGTACGGGACTTGGTCTGGCTATCTGTCGGCAATTGGTGGAAATGATGGGCGGTAATATACAGGTTAAAAGCGAAGTCGGTCGAGGCTCTGCGTTTTCTTTCACTGCTACGTTTGAGAAATCCCAAGAGCAGTCTGCTAACACTTCCATTTTTCAAATCAGGCCACAGTTAGAACATAGAAGGGTATTAATTGTTGACGTTCACCCCACTAGTCGAAGAGTTCTCTCTAATTACGCGCTTACTTGGGGTATGTCGGTGACGGAGTTCGATCGCATCGATCTTGCTTTCAATTCTTTAGATCGTCTCGCGGCAATGGGACAATATTTTGATATCGCATTAATCGGTTTAGATGAATTGGACAATTGCAGGGAACTTTTGGGGAAACTGGGGCAGCTATCGCCAGGGAGTCATTGCACCCACAGCATTATCTACACATCGATTGGTAATCGAGAGACTGCAATTAATTTGGTAGAGAACGATTGCGCCTATGCCTACTTGATCAAACCAATTCGGGCATCGCGCTTGCTGGAATGCTTAATCGGTGCTCTGGATACGGGCACAGCGGTCAGTCCCTCAGTTACCAAAACCTCGATCCCTAACGACGATACTCAACATGCAGAAGATTTATTAGCTAACCTCAAAATTTTGATTGTTGAAGATAATCCGGTGAATCAGAAAGTGGCAATACGTCAACTGAAAACTCTAGGCTGCACTCAGGTGAGTAATACCGCCAACGGTCAAGAAGCTCTGGCTCTACTCAAAGACCATGATTTCGATATTATTCTGATGGACTGCCAGATGCCTGTATTGGATGGTTATCAAACAACCCAAGCAATTCGACAGCTCGAAAGGGGGGCAAAACGCAAAACCGTAGTAATTGGATTGACTGCCAATGCCATGAAGGGCGATCGCGAAAGGTGCCTGGCATCTGGTATGAATGACTACCTGAGTAAGCCAGTTGCACTAGACGAACTATCAGCGATGCTGCGTACTTGGTCAAACCGCCGGTCGTAA
- the psbU gene encoding photosystem II complex extrinsic protein PsbU, translated as MMKALARFLVATAAIAMIFVAGFLGTSNSNYAFAADLPDTSYIKADNSKIDLNNANIYEFRKIPGMYPTLGRIIVENAPYNSLDEVLAVKGLTSEQQAKIRENADRFTLFKPDNSMQRERINNANYRL; from the coding sequence ATGATGAAAGCTTTAGCCCGCTTTTTGGTTGCCACCGCAGCAATCGCAATGATTTTTGTGGCTGGATTTTTAGGTACGAGCAATAGCAATTATGCTTTTGCCGCGGATTTACCCGATACTAGCTATATCAAAGCTGATAACAGCAAGATCGATCTCAATAATGCCAATATTTATGAATTTCGTAAAATTCCAGGCATGTACCCCACGCTTGGACGCATTATTGTTGAGAATGCTCCCTATAACTCTCTGGATGAAGTCTTAGCAGTCAAGGGACTCACCTCCGAGCAACAGGCAAAAATCAGGGAAAACGCCGATCGCTTTACCCTGTTCAAACCAGATAATTCCATGCAACGCGAGCGCATTAATAATGCCAATTATCGCCTCTAA
- the thiS gene encoding sulfur carrier protein ThiS has protein sequence MLVIKCFVETIALQVNGSSKTCAPNTNMPQLLSFLGLNPRLVAVEYNGEILHRQFWDDTILKEGDRLEIVTIVGGG, from the coding sequence GTGTTAGTTATTAAGTGTTTTGTGGAAACGATCGCACTACAGGTGAATGGCAGTAGCAAAACTTGTGCCCCGAATACCAACATGCCCCAGTTGCTTAGCTTCCTAGGCTTAAATCCGCGTTTAGTAGCAGTTGAATACAACGGTGAAATTTTGCATCGCCAGTTTTGGGACGATACTATCCTCAAAGAAGGCGATCGCCTGGAGATCGTCACTATTGTCGGCGGCGGGTAA